In the genome of Deinococcus aerophilus, one region contains:
- a CDS encoding DUF1330 domain-containing protein, with product MTRTVDPSGHDLKRLATEVPQNVPVVMLNLLKFREAAAYPPGHEEAGGSGRDAYATYSRLIVPMLRRAEGTPLWRAQARSAFIAPAGEEWDEVLLVRYPSIGAFIGMVTSPDYQAITVHRSAALQDSRLIATTPEMPGALTPLPGS from the coding sequence ATGACCCGAACCGTCGATCCCAGCGGCCACGACCTCAAGCGTCTGGCCACCGAGGTCCCCCAGAATGTGCCCGTCGTGATGCTCAACCTGCTGAAATTCCGCGAGGCTGCCGCGTATCCGCCGGGTCACGAGGAAGCGGGCGGCTCGGGGCGCGACGCCTACGCGACCTACAGCCGCCTGATCGTTCCCATGCTCAGGCGCGCAGAAGGAACCCCGCTCTGGCGGGCTCAGGCCAGAAGCGCCTTCATCGCTCCGGCGGGTGAGGAGTGGGACGAGGTGCTGCTCGTCCGCTACCCCTCCATCGGGGCATTTATCGGCATGGTGACCTCTCCGGACTACCAGGCCATCACCGTACATCGTAGCGCGGCCCTGCAGGACTCGCGGCTGATTGCGACCACGCCCGAGATGCCCGGAGCCCTGACACCACTGCCCGGTTCCTGA
- the glgC gene encoding glucose-1-phosphate adenylyltransferase, translating into MKPRVLGMILAGGQGSRLAPLTQKRSKPAVPFGSKYRIIDFAINNFINSGVFSIYVLTQYKAQSLTEHIQRGWRFGTFLSDYFITLVPAQMYRIEELGPVWYRGTADAVYQNMHLIDNHDCDYVAIFSGDHIYKMNVEHMIQSHIDTRADITIAAYPMPQAQAHQFGIMHIDEKWRVTDFLEKPKDPPSIPGQPGTSLTSMGNYIFSRRALEELLVTNMTDGEDGFDFGGDVIPRALADGYNVMAYDFHKNPIPGQTGANLYWRDVGTLDAYFEANMDLVSINPEFGLYNAEWPLRTSSEFSPPAKFVHESDGRKGQAFNSIMAGGVIISGGTVRDSVLGRGVRTHSYSLVESCVLFDEVEVGRHSHLRRTIVDKNVVIPPGTKIGLNVEEDRARGFTVTDNGVVVVPKSYTF; encoded by the coding sequence ATGAAACCACGTGTTCTAGGCATGATTCTCGCCGGAGGTCAGGGGTCGCGACTGGCCCCGCTGACCCAGAAACGGTCCAAACCGGCAGTCCCGTTCGGCAGCAAGTACCGCATCATCGACTTCGCCATCAACAATTTCATCAACAGTGGCGTCTTTTCCATCTACGTATTGACCCAGTACAAGGCCCAGAGCCTGACCGAGCACATCCAGCGCGGCTGGCGTTTCGGCACCTTCCTGAGCGATTACTTCATCACGCTGGTGCCCGCGCAGATGTACCGCATCGAGGAACTGGGGCCGGTGTGGTACCGCGGCACGGCGGACGCGGTGTACCAGAACATGCACCTCATCGACAACCACGACTGCGACTACGTGGCGATCTTTTCGGGCGACCACATCTACAAGATGAACGTCGAGCACATGATCCAGTCGCACATCGATACCCGCGCCGACATCACCATTGCGGCCTACCCCATGCCGCAGGCGCAGGCCCACCAGTTCGGCATCATGCACATCGACGAGAAGTGGCGCGTCACCGATTTTCTGGAGAAGCCCAAGGATCCGCCCAGCATCCCTGGTCAGCCGGGCACCAGCCTGACGAGCATGGGCAACTACATCTTCTCGCGCCGCGCCCTCGAGGAACTGCTGGTCACCAACATGACCGACGGCGAGGACGGCTTCGACTTCGGCGGAGACGTGATTCCGCGTGCGCTGGCCGACGGCTACAACGTCATGGCCTACGACTTCCACAAGAATCCCATTCCCGGACAGACCGGGGCCAACCTGTACTGGCGCGACGTGGGCACGCTGGACGCCTACTTCGAGGCGAACATGGATCTGGTGAGCATCAACCCGGAATTCGGGCTGTACAACGCCGAGTGGCCGCTGCGGACGAGCAGCGAGTTCTCGCCGCCTGCCAAGTTCGTCCACGAAAGCGACGGGCGCAAGGGGCAGGCCTTCAACTCGATCATGGCCGGGGGTGTGATCATCAGCGGCGGCACGGTCCGGGACAGCGTGCTCGGGCGCGGCGTACGCACTCACTCCTACTCGCTGGTGGAAAGCTGCGTGCTGTTCGACGAGGTGGAGGTGGGCCGCCACTCGCACCTGCGCCGCACCATCGTCGATAAGAACGTGGTGATTCCGCCGGGTACCAAGATCGGCCTGAACGTGGAGGAGGACCGGGCGCGCGGTTTTACCGTGACCGACAACGGTGTGGTCGTGGTGCCCAAGAGCTACACCTTCTGA
- a CDS encoding GNAT family N-acetyltransferase, whose protein sequence is MSAQVRPALRSDIPAIWNIYNTAVLNTTASYDLEPVSLDSRLTWFDHKQQAGWPVLVAELQGEVFGWAPSGRRRATRGR, encoded by the coding sequence ATGTCCGCTCAAGTTCGCCCCGCCCTCCGCTCCGACATTCCCGCCATCTGGAATATATACAACACGGCAGTCCTGAACACCACCGCCTCCTACGACCTGGAGCCCGTTTCCCTGGACTCCCGCCTGACTTGGTTCGACCACAAGCAGCAGGCGGGCTGGCCGGTTCTGGTCGCCGAATTGCAGGGTGAGGTCTTCGGCTGGGCTCCTTCCGGGAGAAGGCGGGCTACGCGGGGACGGTAG
- a CDS encoding CAP domain-containing protein, whose protein sequence is MLSVTQAQSAPTSAVADAMARSLSSAFAACGATPALNVPLSLAAADLLNGYELDAALKRQKFRPHDFSSFSMTYHGDVAWVKAQIRGQCGKMVGFKAFGLALDGTRLQVILATEARVDLSQSQRWMTAFLDATNRARFQGQKCGGKLMNAVPPLKWDPRLAGAAARHAGDMVQLNFRGHVNPTDSSTPQRRAAALGFVGAVGENIAYGPITAQEAVQELLTSPGHCENLMDPDWTLFGGSVNNGKPDTLFSTYWVQVFGMERR, encoded by the coding sequence ATGCTCAGCGTGACCCAGGCGCAGAGCGCACCGACCAGCGCTGTAGCGGACGCGATGGCGCGGTCCCTGAGCTCAGCCTTCGCCGCCTGTGGTGCGACGCCCGCCCTGAACGTGCCCCTCAGCCTCGCGGCGGCGGACCTGCTGAACGGCTATGAACTCGACGCGGCCCTCAAGAGGCAGAAGTTCCGGCCTCACGACTTCTCCTCGTTCAGCATGACGTACCACGGTGATGTGGCGTGGGTCAAAGCGCAGATCCGGGGACAGTGCGGCAAGATGGTGGGCTTCAAGGCCTTCGGGCTGGCGCTGGACGGCACACGCCTACAGGTGATCCTGGCCACCGAGGCGCGGGTGGACCTGAGCCAGTCGCAGCGCTGGATGACGGCCTTCCTGGATGCGACCAACCGGGCCCGCTTCCAGGGTCAGAAGTGCGGCGGGAAGTTGATGAACGCCGTGCCGCCCCTGAAATGGGACCCCCGGCTGGCCGGCGCCGCGGCGCGGCACGCCGGGGACATGGTGCAGCTGAACTTCCGGGGCCACGTGAACCCCACCGACAGCAGCACACCGCAGCGGCGGGCGGCGGCGCTGGGCTTTGTGGGGGCGGTGGGCGAGAACATCGCGTATGGGCCGATCACGGCGCAGGAGGCCGTGCAGGAGCTTCTGACCAGCCCAGGGCACTGCGAGAACCTGATGGACCCGGACTGGACATTGTTCGGTGGATCGGTGAACAACGGGAAGCCGGACACCCTGTTCTCGACGTACTGGGTGCAGGTCTTCGGGATGGAGCGGCGCTGA
- a CDS encoding DHH family phosphoesterase, with the protein MNVSNLVSHGYEQEVHAVAARLRDHAGPIVVLAHENPDGDALGSVLGLTRALRSLGKTVIAPMNVPRYLRFLADPQELSLPLETWPENALAAVLDVDNNDPARVAGAPLHEFDGVVVNIDHHGTNQRRASAGVVDPSRPAAAMIVADVIDALGVEWTKEMATPLMLGLNTDTGSFRFSSVTPETFECAARLLERGAQLGWLNDQLGQKPRAYYLLLREVLNTMEFLRGGRVVLARVNDDMLHGTGATWEDVESYVGLLRDSEGSQLAVMIKDFGERVKLSLRSRGEVSAQKVALALGGGGHVSAAGASLSEPYAAVRQKLEAAIDDELARADDKISSVVAGD; encoded by the coding sequence GTGAATGTTTCGAATCTGGTCAGCCACGGGTATGAACAGGAGGTCCACGCGGTGGCCGCCCGGTTGCGTGACCATGCGGGGCCCATCGTGGTTCTGGCCCATGAGAATCCGGATGGTGACGCTCTGGGGAGTGTCCTGGGGCTGACGCGGGCGCTGCGCAGCCTGGGCAAGACCGTGATTGCTCCGATGAATGTGCCGCGTTACCTGCGTTTTCTGGCCGACCCCCAGGAACTCAGCCTGCCACTGGAAACGTGGCCCGAGAACGCTCTGGCCGCCGTGCTGGATGTGGACAACAACGACCCGGCCCGCGTGGCGGGTGCGCCACTGCACGAGTTTGACGGCGTGGTCGTGAACATCGATCACCACGGCACCAACCAGCGCCGCGCCTCGGCGGGGGTGGTCGATCCCAGCCGGCCCGCGGCAGCGATGATCGTGGCCGACGTGATTGACGCCCTGGGGGTGGAGTGGACCAAAGAGATGGCCACGCCCCTGATGCTGGGCCTGAACACCGACACCGGCAGTTTCCGTTTCAGCAGCGTCACGCCCGAGACCTTTGAGTGCGCCGCCCGCCTGCTGGAACGCGGCGCCCAGCTGGGCTGGCTGAATGATCAGCTGGGTCAGAAGCCGCGCGCCTACTACCTGCTGTTGCGCGAGGTCCTGAACACCATGGAATTCCTGCGTGGGGGCCGGGTCGTGCTGGCGCGCGTGAACGACGACATGCTGCACGGCACCGGCGCCACCTGGGAGGACGTCGAGTCCTATGTGGGACTGCTGCGCGACTCGGAAGGCTCGCAACTGGCCGTGATGATCAAGGATTTTGGAGAACGGGTCAAACTCTCGCTGCGCTCGCGGGGCGAGGTCAGTGCCCAGAAGGTGGCCCTGGCCCTGGGCGGGGGCGGCCACGTCTCCGCCGCCGGGGCCAGCCTGAGCGAGCCGTACGCCGCCGTGCGCCAGAAGCTCGAGGCGGCCATCGACGACGAGCTGGCGCGCGCCGACGACAAGATTAGCAGCGTGGTCGCGGGCGACTGA
- the typA gene encoding translational GTPase TypA: protein MEYRNIAIIAHVDHGKTTLVDALLRQTLKLGHGEEITERAMDSNDLEKERGITILAKNTAVEYNGVKINIVDTPGHADFGGEVERVLGMVNGCLVLVDAAEGPMPQTRFVLRKAIELGLKPIVVINKIDRIDARPEEVVNLTFDLMAELGANDDQLDFPILYAIAREGKAFKDLNNPQEDMHELFEMVLEHIPAPPTDLEAPFQMLVTNLDYSEYLGRIVLGRVQRGTVKKGEFVQLMHKDGTMTKSRVVQPFTHLGLRRIEADAVSAGDIVALAGIEDAQIGETVADLADPEALPIITVDEPTVSMTFQPNTSPFAGKDGKYVTSRHLNDRLKREVMTNVSLKVEEVRPDEFIVSGRGELHLSILLETMRREGYEVQVGSPQVIIREIDGVKHEPVEHLVIDVPEHHASTVIGVLGARKGQMVNMEPQGSRSRVEFKIPSRALFGFRTQFLSMTQGEGIMSHVFDGYAPWAGEIKTRQNGSLVSMEDGPAFAYSIWKLQDRGSFFIDAGAEVYVGMIVGENAREQDMNVNVCKNKKLTNVRSSGADDALTLVPPRKMSLEDALEYIGSDELVELTPHNIRLRKKVLNPSLRK from the coding sequence ATGGAATACCGCAACATCGCCATTATCGCGCACGTCGACCACGGCAAGACCACGCTGGTGGACGCCCTGCTGCGTCAGACCCTCAAGCTCGGACACGGTGAGGAAATCACCGAACGCGCCATGGACAGCAACGACCTGGAAAAGGAACGTGGCATCACCATTCTCGCCAAGAACACGGCGGTGGAATACAACGGCGTCAAGATCAACATCGTGGACACGCCCGGACACGCCGATTTCGGCGGCGAGGTCGAGCGCGTTCTGGGCATGGTCAACGGCTGTCTGGTGCTCGTGGACGCCGCCGAAGGCCCCATGCCCCAGACCCGTTTCGTGCTGCGCAAGGCCATTGAGCTGGGCCTCAAGCCCATCGTGGTCATCAACAAGATCGACCGCATTGACGCCCGCCCCGAGGAAGTCGTCAACCTGACCTTCGACCTGATGGCCGAACTGGGTGCCAACGACGATCAGCTCGACTTCCCGATCCTGTACGCGATTGCCCGCGAAGGCAAGGCGTTCAAGGATCTGAACAACCCCCAGGAAGACATGCACGAGCTGTTCGAGATGGTCCTCGAGCACATCCCCGCGCCTCCCACCGATCTGGAAGCCCCCTTCCAGATGCTCGTGACCAACCTCGACTACTCCGAGTACCTGGGCCGCATCGTGCTGGGCCGGGTGCAGCGCGGCACGGTCAAGAAGGGCGAATTTGTGCAGCTGATGCACAAGGACGGCACCATGACCAAGTCCCGCGTGGTGCAGCCGTTCACGCACCTGGGGCTGCGCCGCATCGAGGCCGATGCCGTCAGTGCGGGCGACATCGTGGCGCTGGCCGGAATCGAGGACGCGCAGATCGGGGAAACCGTGGCCGATCTGGCAGACCCCGAGGCCTTGCCCATCATCACCGTGGACGAGCCGACCGTCAGCATGACCTTCCAGCCGAACACCAGCCCGTTTGCGGGCAAGGACGGCAAGTACGTCACGTCGCGTCACCTGAACGACCGCCTCAAGCGCGAGGTCATGACCAACGTGTCGCTGAAGGTGGAAGAGGTTCGCCCTGACGAATTCATCGTCTCCGGGCGCGGCGAACTGCACCTGAGCATCCTGCTCGAAACCATGCGCCGCGAGGGCTACGAAGTGCAGGTCGGCAGCCCGCAGGTCATCATCCGCGAGATTGACGGCGTGAAGCATGAGCCGGTGGAACATCTGGTCATCGACGTGCCGGAGCATCACGCCAGCACCGTGATCGGTGTGCTGGGCGCCCGCAAGGGCCAGATGGTGAACATGGAGCCGCAGGGCAGCCGCAGCCGCGTGGAGTTCAAGATCCCTTCGCGCGCCCTGTTCGGGTTCCGCACGCAGTTCCTGTCCATGACCCAGGGCGAGGGCATCATGAGCCACGTCTTTGACGGCTACGCGCCGTGGGCAGGCGAGATCAAGACCCGTCAGAACGGCTCGCTCGTCAGCATGGAAGACGGTCCGGCATTCGCCTACTCGATCTGGAAGCTGCAGGACCGGGGTTCATTCTTCATTGATGCGGGCGCAGAAGTGTACGTCGGCATGATCGTGGGTGAAAATGCCCGCGAGCAGGACATGAACGTCAACGTCTGCAAGAACAAGAAGCTGACCAACGTGCGTTCCAGCGGTGCCGACGACGCCCTGACCCTGGTGCCGCCGCGCAAGATGAGCCTGGAAGACGCCCTGGAGTACATCGGCAGCGATGAACTCGTCGAGCTGACGCCGCACAACATCCGTCTGCGCAAGAAAGTCCTGAACCCCAGCCTGCGCAAGTAA
- a CDS encoding GNAT family N-acetyltransferase gives MREDRQGQGLLLMTALIDEARRRGLHTMVGGVDAENAGSLTFHERLGFVQVARFREVGRKFGRWLDLVFVQLQLSEDEDELSRPRPRC, from the coding sequence GTGCGCGAAGACCGTCAGGGGCAGGGCCTGCTGCTCATGACGGCCCTGATTGACGAGGCGCGGCGTCGGGGCCTTCACACCATGGTGGGCGGCGTGGACGCCGAGAACGCGGGTAGCCTGACCTTCCACGAACGGTTGGGCTTCGTTCAGGTCGCCCGGTTCCGGGAGGTGGGGCGCAAGTTCGGGCGCTGGCTGGATCTGGTGTTCGTGCAGCTGCAGCTGTCTGAGGACGAGGACGAACTCAGTCGCCCGCGACCACGCTGCTAA
- a CDS encoding TolB family protein, with protein MRRLFSLALLLGTCAVAATLPSRAVLSGTCCPGATWTPDSRALLFLDGPPARASTGFYTVAATGGEVTRRFSSVAFFSPGLRWAVRPGAGETTVLERLADGRRFTLPTYGADVTWNGAETRLAYTRSDTTGNYDRRATRVFVADVFGAPRAVATLYGGGVSGWVNDDTLLLSGKRQPGDRDRELFTLNIRSGARTTLRTALGFRSISLSPDGQRVLYTVSFDSAARNGLWLQGTAGGSPTEINDFGAYRWRDADRFLLIPLNLDGGPHVLRQYTVSLSGWNTLGDLGDQVRQGDWGVSPDGRKLNFLSARDGNVRVLTLP; from the coding sequence GTGAGGCGGCTGTTCTCGCTGGCACTGTTGCTGGGAACGTGCGCCGTGGCCGCCACCCTGCCCTCGCGAGCTGTGCTGTCGGGCACCTGCTGTCCGGGCGCGACCTGGACCCCGGACTCGCGGGCCCTGCTGTTTCTGGACGGCCCGCCTGCGCGCGCCAGCACCGGCTTTTACACGGTGGCGGCCACGGGCGGCGAGGTGACGCGCCGCTTTTCCAGCGTGGCCTTCTTCTCGCCGGGGCTGCGCTGGGCGGTGCGTCCCGGTGCGGGCGAGACGACGGTACTGGAGCGGCTGGCCGACGGCAGGCGGTTCACCCTGCCCACCTACGGCGCGGACGTGACCTGGAACGGCGCCGAGACCCGGCTGGCGTATACCCGCAGCGACACCACCGGCAACTACGACCGCCGGGCCACGCGGGTCTTCGTGGCCGACGTGTTTGGCGCTCCGCGCGCGGTTGCGACCCTCTACGGCGGCGGCGTGAGCGGCTGGGTAAACGACGACACCCTGCTGCTGTCGGGCAAGCGGCAGCCCGGTGACCGGGACCGCGAGCTGTTCACCCTCAACATCCGCAGCGGGGCCAGAACCACCCTGCGCACGGCGCTGGGATTCCGGAGCATCAGCCTCAGCCCGGACGGCCAGCGGGTGCTGTACACCGTCTCGTTTGACAGCGCCGCCCGCAACGGCCTGTGGCTGCAGGGCACCGCGGGCGGGTCACCCACCGAGATCAATGACTTTGGGGCCTACCGCTGGCGCGACGCCGACCGCTTTCTGCTGATTCCGCTGAACCTGGACGGCGGCCCCCACGTGCTGCGCCAGTACACCGTGAGCCTGAGCGGCTGGAACACCCTGGGCGACCTGGGCGATCAGGTCCGTCAGGGCGACTGGGGAGTCAGCCCGGACGGCAGGAAACTGAACTTCCTGAGTGCCCGTGACGGCAACGTCCGGGTGCTGACGCTGCCGTAG
- the miaA gene encoding tRNA (adenosine(37)-N6)-dimethylallyltransferase MiaA, which translates to MTTVAMLTAPTAAGKSALALELGREFGLEVVSADAFTVYRGLDIGTAKPTPQDREAVLHHLLDVADVTEAYDVARFVREAEAAILDVLERGRVPLVVGGTTFYLAALLRGLPLTPPADPEVRAEVEAELTARGLDALLADIARTDPAEAARMERNPRRTVRATEVYRRTGRYPGSFGHSRPRFRYAVTAFTRPGPELEGRITARVRDMFAAGWPEEAAWLAARVDPLARPRPTVWQALGYREALAVHHGQLAPEEATGQVAVASRQYAKRQLTSVRSQLGAAPLTVSEARQRLTALLGAQGGP; encoded by the coding sequence GTGACGACGGTCGCGATGCTCACCGCCCCGACCGCCGCCGGAAAATCGGCCCTCGCGCTGGAACTGGGCCGCGAGTTCGGTCTGGAGGTGGTCTCGGCAGACGCCTTCACGGTGTACCGGGGGCTGGACATCGGCACGGCCAAGCCAACCCCGCAAGACCGTGAGGCGGTGCTCCACCACCTGCTGGACGTGGCCGACGTGACCGAAGCCTACGACGTGGCCCGGTTCGTGCGTGAGGCTGAGGCGGCCATCCTGGACGTACTGGAGCGCGGACGGGTGCCGCTGGTGGTGGGCGGCACGACCTTTTACCTCGCGGCGCTGCTGCGCGGCCTGCCCCTTACCCCACCCGCCGATCCCGAGGTGCGCGCCGAGGTGGAGGCCGAATTAACAGCGCGCGGACTGGACGCCCTGCTCGCCGACATCGCCCGCACCGATCCGGCGGAGGCGGCCCGGATGGAGCGCAATCCGCGCCGGACCGTGCGCGCCACCGAGGTATACCGCCGCACCGGACGGTATCCCGGTTCCTTTGGGCACAGCCGGCCGCGCTTCCGGTATGCCGTGACCGCCTTCACGCGCCCCGGCCCCGAGCTGGAAGGCCGCATCACGGCGCGGGTGCGGGACATGTTCGCTGCGGGATGGCCCGAGGAGGCCGCGTGGCTTGCGGCGCGGGTGGACCCGCTGGCCCGTCCGCGCCCCACCGTCTGGCAGGCCCTGGGCTACCGCGAGGCGCTGGCGGTCCACCACGGCCAGCTGGCCCCCGAAGAGGCGACCGGGCAGGTCGCCGTGGCCTCCCGGCAATATGCCAAGCGGCAGCTCACCTCGGTCCGCAGTCAGCTGGGAGCCGCCCCGCTGACCGTGTCCGAGGCCCGGCAGCGGCTCACGGCCTTGCTCGGCGCACAGGGGGGGCCTTAG
- a CDS encoding Hsp20/alpha crystallin family protein, whose product MNEPVLARLQHLMTLREEVESLERSGPWMPPADWADGDTHLTLYLDVPGIDPDSLEMQEEGQTLRIAGQRAAPDQLLSAERPGGSFRRALTFPREVLPQTGEARLANGVLSVRFQKRHPTIDVNAAELESPGR is encoded by the coding sequence ATGAACGAGCCGGTGCTGGCCCGATTGCAACACCTGATGACCCTGCGCGAGGAGGTCGAGTCCCTGGAGCGCAGTGGACCGTGGATGCCCCCCGCTGACTGGGCGGACGGTGACACCCATCTCACCCTGTACCTGGACGTGCCGGGCATCGACCCGGACAGCCTGGAGATGCAGGAGGAAGGCCAGACGCTGCGGATCGCCGGGCAGCGCGCCGCGCCGGACCAGTTGTTGAGCGCCGAGCGTCCTGGCGGCTCCTTCCGGCGGGCGCTGACCTTTCCGCGCGAGGTGCTGCCCCAGACCGGAGAAGCCCGCCTGGCCAACGGCGTGCTGAGCGTGCGCTTTCAGAAGCGGCACCCGACCATTGATGTGAACGCCGCCGAGTTGGAGTCCCCCGGGCGCTGA
- a CDS encoding methylmalonyl-CoA mutase family protein — MKSKNEWMHSVYQPATQKFPERKYNFSNLSDMDPEPIYTADDLKDWDAERDLGYPGEFPYTRGVQPSVYRGKLWTMRMFAGFGSAEQTNQRFHALLRAGQTGLSTAFDLPTLMGYDSDHHFSRGEVGKCGVAVSSLADMEILFQGIDPEQVTTSMTINSPANAIWAMYIANAQKQGKDLGKIGGTIQNDILKEFIAQKEFIYPPSPSVKLVIDTFEWGPKVVPRWNFISVSGYHIREAGATGVQELAFTLADGFHYVEKALERGLDIDEFAPRISFFWDIHNDFFEEIAKLRAARRIWARQMRDRYGAKNPKSWMLRTHSQTAGVSLPAQQPLNNIARVAIQALAAVLGGTQSLHTDAFDEALALPTEEAATIALRTQQIIAYETGVAGVVDPLAGSYYVEKLTDDIEQAAMGYIEQIRMMGGVEAGIDNGFFQLEMAEAAYRYQREVETKNRIIVGVNDFVQDAVEVPIQLIDPQVEKVQEARLAQVRRERDPARVEKALADLRETAVTGANSMPAFLECAHAYATLGEQMDVLKTVYGEYVEPAVV, encoded by the coding sequence ATGAAAAGCAAGAACGAGTGGATGCACAGCGTCTACCAGCCCGCCACGCAAAAATTTCCCGAGCGCAAGTACAACTTCTCCAACCTGTCGGACATGGACCCCGAGCCGATCTACACCGCCGACGATCTGAAAGACTGGGACGCCGAGCGCGACCTGGGCTATCCCGGCGAGTTTCCGTACACGCGCGGCGTGCAGCCCAGCGTGTACCGCGGCAAGCTGTGGACCATGCGGATGTTCGCGGGCTTCGGCAGCGCCGAGCAGACCAACCAGCGCTTCCACGCCCTGCTGCGCGCCGGCCAGACGGGTCTGTCGACCGCCTTCGACCTGCCCACCCTGATGGGCTACGACTCGGACCACCACTTTTCCAGGGGCGAGGTGGGCAAGTGCGGGGTGGCGGTCAGCTCCCTGGCCGACATGGAAATTCTGTTCCAGGGCATCGACCCCGAACAGGTCACCACCTCCATGACCATCAACAGCCCCGCGAACGCAATCTGGGCCATGTACATCGCCAACGCGCAGAAACAGGGCAAGGACCTGGGCAAGATCGGCGGGACCATCCAGAACGACATCCTCAAGGAATTCATCGCGCAAAAGGAGTTCATCTACCCGCCCAGCCCCTCGGTGAAGCTGGTGATCGACACCTTCGAGTGGGGCCCGAAGGTTGTGCCCCGCTGGAACTTCATCTCGGTGAGCGGCTACCACATCCGCGAGGCGGGGGCGACCGGCGTGCAGGAACTGGCCTTCACGCTCGCCGACGGCTTCCACTACGTGGAAAAAGCGCTGGAGCGCGGGCTGGACATCGATGAATTCGCGCCGCGCATCAGCTTTTTCTGGGACATCCACAACGACTTCTTTGAGGAAATCGCCAAGCTGCGCGCGGCCCGGCGTATCTGGGCGCGGCAGATGCGCGACCGGTACGGCGCGAAGAATCCCAAGTCGTGGATGCTGCGGACCCACTCGCAGACCGCCGGGGTCAGCCTGCCCGCACAGCAGCCGCTGAACAACATCGCGCGCGTGGCCATTCAGGCCCTCGCCGCCGTGCTGGGCGGGACCCAGAGCCTGCACACCGACGCCTTCGACGAGGCGCTGGCCCTGCCCACCGAGGAAGCGGCCACCATCGCGCTGCGCACCCAGCAGATCATCGCCTATGAAACCGGCGTGGCCGGAGTGGTCGATCCTCTGGCCGGCAGCTACTACGTCGAGAAACTCACCGACGACATCGAGCAGGCGGCCATGGGCTATATCGAGCAGATCCGCATGATGGGCGGCGTGGAGGCGGGCATCGACAACGGCTTTTTCCAGCTGGAAATGGCCGAGGCCGCCTACCGCTACCAGCGCGAGGTCGAGACCAAAAACCGCATCATCGTGGGCGTCAACGACTTTGTGCAGGACGCCGTGGAAGTGCCGATCCAGCTCATCGACCCGCAGGTGGAAAAGGTGCAGGAAGCGCGTCTGGCCCAGGTCCGGCGCGAGCGGGATCCGGCGCGGGTGGAAAAAGCGCTGGCCGACCTGCGCGAGACCGCCGTCACCGGGGCCAACTCCATGCCCGCCTTTCTGGAGTGTGCCCACGCCTACGCCACGCTGGGCGAGCAGATGGACGTCCTCAAGACCGTGTACGGCGAGTACGTGGAACCGGCCGTGGTGTAA
- a CDS encoding M23 family metallopeptidase codes for MLALTSLAAAHSAPALPDSAIARPDRQFGLPFAGAPGPDTWLLGQGYGNTTGAYRQRRSTYGNLQGIHAGLDFSAPCGTPVRAIGDGVVAEVDGPHGSPPHNVVIDHAGNLSSLYGHLLRRSELRPGTRVTRGQVIGLSGDSQGTCISAPHLHLELRDRAHQRFFNPLPYIAADWDSLALSGSFSRGYEYDLSAPRRWQTPDAQPEARRGAALLNDFQRPWPPAAGGAR; via the coding sequence ATGCTGGCGCTGACCTCGCTGGCCGCCGCCCACTCCGCTCCAGCCCTGCCCGACAGCGCCATTGCTAGGCCCGACCGTCAGTTCGGACTGCCCTTTGCTGGTGCGCCCGGTCCCGACACCTGGCTGCTCGGCCAGGGGTACGGCAACACCACCGGGGCCTACCGCCAGCGGCGCAGCACCTACGGCAACCTGCAGGGCATCCATGCGGGGCTGGACTTCAGTGCGCCGTGCGGCACCCCGGTGCGGGCCATCGGGGACGGTGTGGTGGCCGAGGTGGACGGCCCACACGGCAGTCCGCCACACAACGTGGTCATTGACCATGCGGGCAACCTCAGCAGCCTGTACGGGCACCTGCTGCGGCGTTCGGAGCTGCGGCCCGGCACCCGGGTCACGCGGGGACAGGTCATTGGCCTCAGCGGCGACTCTCAGGGCACCTGTATCAGCGCTCCGCACCTGCATCTGGAGTTGCGCGACCGGGCCCACCAGCGCTTTTTCAATCCGCTGCCCTACATCGCTGCCGACTGGGATTCGCTGGCGCTGTCGGGCAGTTTCTCGCGTGGATACGAGTATGACCTCAGCGCCCCGCGCAGGTGGCAGACGCCGGATGCCCAGCCGGAGGCCCGGCGCGGCGCGGCGCTGCTGAATGACTTTCAGCGTCCCTGGCCTCCGGCGGCAGGAGGAGCGAGGTGA